The genomic DNA acaaagctgtccCAATAAATTGCATATACAAGTCCGATCTGCACAGTAATGTATCACATCAAGATGGCCACATGATGGTAGTGGGCAGGCATCTGAGAAGCTGTCTGTATAATTTCTGAAGCTAACCCAGCAATTTGCTATAAAAATATCAAGGCTCTAGCTTCATTTATCATTGTTGGAGAAACCAGGCTAAGCAAGTATTTATTTCAGCCATGTGAAGAAATGTGAAAGATGCAAGGTGATCATCAACCATTACCATCCTCCCTGATGGATTGTCAAGGGGGGGCAGGAATTAGCCTGCTGTTTAGGAGCCTATAGATTCCTGATAGCCAAAACACTTTTACTTACACAATTTTTTTATTAACATTCACATAAAAGATCTGAATTGCCACTGACAAAATTGGATTATAACTATACATACCAACATTTAGAGATGCAAAGTACCCCCTTAGTAATATTATTTCAAGCACTGTACTTCCCAACAAGGAAGAAGACAGAAGCTGAGGTGTCTTCCATAACTGGAAGCTTTTTCCCCCAAGCACTCACTTTGAAACCTgatgtcacctttttaaaaaaaaaattctatctgGTGTTCCTTATGGGATTCTGCTAGTCTCTTGTAGAATTCTAAATCAAAAGCAACAGACAGCCTATCTAAGTAATAAGAACTATGGAACTTCAATGGCTGTGTAATTCTAGCCTCTTAAACAGAACAGAGTCTTCAGTGTTATGGTGAAACTGATAAAGCTTtgaaatcagttaaaaatatCATTTCTTTATATATTACAAGGGTGGGGGAAGATCAATTATTATATCATCCAGGGTAGCCAGGAAATCTTTAGTTGATTGCAGAGTATCTGACAGATTATCTGAAACAGTaccaaaaaaatatatacagtaatcagcATTTCACGTTAGTTACATTCTGGTGGTTTTGATTGTCCCGTGACCTAACATCACTTCAGGACCCCATTATATTCACTTGTTTAGTCATCCACATTTTGACAGCTCTTACTAGGAAGCCATCAAATTCCATTTACAGTATTTGCTCAACTCAGTCTCATTCTGCACCTTTTCAGTAGAACATTACAAGCCTTAACTTGGTCTGAAAAATAAAGATATAGGCACAACTTACCATAACAGCATGAAATCAAAGGTGGATCAACAGGTGCAGAGATTGTGCTTGTAAGTCGGTCAGATGCTTTTTCAAATGTCATGAGAGGAACACCAGTCAATGACAGGTGGCTCAGTCTGTGCTCCTCAGGAACCTCAAAACTCTCAaagtctgttaaaaaaaaaaccacattattTTATGTTGCTTTCTATTCCATCATGGCATAGGAACACTGATAAACTTAATCCAGTAGCAAAGCTGCCTCAGTGTTTCATGTACTGAATCTGTTCACTTTACTCTCCATTGGTCTAGCATAGAAATTCCATTTACCAAAGTATCTTTGACACTTCAGCAATATAATATCCTTATACTTCAGTCATTTAAAATAATCACACTCTCATCCCCATTTTGCCAAGATGAAGATTATAATTAGTTGTTACCTAGAGGATTATAGGGAAAGAGATTCTCTTTTTCTGGACAGTCTTCAGGAACCATGCTGCAGCCTTCAACTTTATTTGTATTCTCAGTAGCCTTGTGAAAATAAGGGGGAGATagttaaaaaaaagatagaagtTGCTAGAAGTTGCAAGAAGCTGTGTCTTCATCTGGTACACTTTCTTGGGCCTTTTACAAATGTCAATTCTGCTATCTAGGTCAAAGCTGCTAGGAGAACAGCTCTGTGCGGCTTGTCCCATCTCTGAAACATTCCAGGTCTTTAATGGAGCTCATTGCTTGCCTCCACtcccttttttgtgtttttttaatactgtaaacCTGTTGCAAGAAACTTCTAAAGAAACAATcttatgtaagctgctctgggaggATTTCCGcagaagaaaaaggggggggggatacattaAATAGAGGTCCCACAGATACTCTATGCTTCTGTGTATCCAGGAAAACATGACAGTTTCTGGCAAACTCCGCTGGAATAACCTCAGGGGACTACAGTCAGAATTACAAAGGAATTCCCTAGCACCGGAGCATCATTTAGGTTTCTGAACAGGTTCCTCTCACCCCCAGCCCCTAAACACAGAAAAGCAGTTTTCTTTCTGAAACAACTACACAGAGCTTCCAATgccatggaaagaaagaaaaaactcaaCTACCACCGATACTTTTTCTTCTAATTGATCTATAGCAAATcagcaaaaaaccaaaacattttccacCCCCACCACCATGTAGGTTTCTGCAATTTGAACAGAACATTTTCTATGACTTCTTCCTTTCAAcgttttttcttccattttgcttttttattaggGTACACCTACTTCTCTACAATCCCCATTTGGGATCAAGACTTTGCtacagctttttctttttaaaaacatttatttccacACTCCTCCAAGGACCCCTAAATTTGCTCTACataatctgttttcttttctattgAAACAGTCACAAGATCCAAAGTCACAACTTGCAAAgttttttatttctcttcctcttgcAGTCTCTAACACCTAtttaccatgagaagacatgattcacaaggaaaaaacaataacacttggaaaagtagaaggcagtaggaagagaggaagactgcattccagatgaatagactccaTGAAAGAagacacagccctgagtctgcgagacctgagcagggctgttgatgatagggggaCTTGAACATCTCTCATTTATAAGGTCGCCATAATTTGAAGATGATTtgaatggcagttaacaacaaaatggtATTTCAGAGAGATGTGTACCTCTCTTCAAGGAccatgctattttctatgcatcTTTGTATTTGGCAGTACCCAGTGTATTTTGGAGATATGTTTTCAATTTCCTCATAGTATATTTGGAGTTAGTTTTAGTTCTTGAACAAATGATTAATTACTACTCAGGACCTATCTATGGTCTGACTTCCATGGCTGGTGAGAGGGTCTGATGGACTCCATACCCAGACTGGAATCTTGCAGTTTACTTGTATGCAAGATATTTGAATATGTGCGGTCACAACgtgttttttaattccaaaatatcATACACACCACAACTATTACAGGTACCCATTAGTTAATTCACCATGATAACTACTCTGTTCACAATAATACCACAGTAAAGCATAAACGGAAAACTACTTAATAGATTTAGCATGGGATAGGCAAAGTtcagcccatgggctgcatgcatGCAGTCCCCAATGGCCCACAAGGAGTCAAAAATATTGTCTACAAATAACATTTTGCTGCTAAATATCGTCAAATGCACCCTAAGTGTGGAGGGCAATGGCACCATTTTAAGAAACGCAAATCAGGTGATGGGGCTAAATAACTCACCTATCCACTCCAGAAGTCAGGAAACATGATGATGCATCCTGATACTGCTGGTCCCAAAGATTTCATGTGGGATTACCCCAATCGAAGAGAACAAGCACACTGATACTAGCTCCAAGACCCAGAGCTAGGTTGAAGAGCATTTATGCAAGGTGGTACGAAAGTCTTGAATGTTTAATCCATTCTGTATCTCACCCACCCACACTTTGCAAAGAGTACAAGGCAAGAGATGTTTGTAGTGCTACAAACATTTTATTGTGCtttgtgttttaacattttagaCGGTAAGCCTAGGTACCAGCTCCCTATTTTCACCTCTAACTGGGGAAAATGGAGGCATTCCCCAACTTATTCACATTCCCAATTAAGAGGATGAGCAAGGCAAATTGGACCATAGGTTCCTTCATTAGGTTTAATACAAACTGAGGAGTCCTTATCTTTTGTTGAAACTGCTGGGCCAATAAAATATagacaaaacagaatacagtatcAGTTCTACTCACCTTTTTTGTAAATAACTTATTTCCTTTAGGAAACTGAGTCTTTGTTGCTGACAAAGGCCTATTCACATTTCCAAGAGCCTTCCTGACCGATTGAGAGGTTACAATAGCTAGATTTACATTAGCTGTCCTTCCAACAAGTGGAGTCTTAGGATGAGACCTTTCAATAGAATTCTTTGCTGTGGAAAGAAGCAGTTATCCAACAAACTTAAGACCTAGGATTCAAAAACCTCTTCATTGTTTATATGTAGTTTTGCACTGGACAGAGCGCCAGGTAAGCCACAGAATTACTGATGACTATTGCTGTTAATATCACCAGCAATTCAAGGAAGATGACAGTTGTTGCAAATGCAGGTTCCATTATGCTACTCTAAAGCAAGGCTACACAGGAATTAATACAAGTCCTGTAGACTTCATCACTCGGACAAGTGAAAGTCTAGTGGGGAAGAAATCAGCATTAAGACAGTATCTCTCAACCCCGTGCATCCTTCATGACTTGCAAAGTGAGGAAGGGAGAGTTTTCAGTGTTGAGAGTATTACTATGACTGAAatagaaaggaaaacaattcatattttctgttctttcaaCCTTATTTTTCATCTACAAGGTATTTGATATGGTAAAAAAACTGTCCTCTGCTCATTGCTGATTTTTACATAGAGGCCTTATTAAAAGTCTCTTCTTAAAGCATACATTTTTATCCTATCCATCGTGGAACTCAAAGTAGTATAGATAGGGTTTCCAGAGAGTCTCTCATTCAAGCACTTATGAAACTCTCATCTACTGCAATTCAGTATTTTGGCTGCCTATGAAATGTAACCTTGAATGTTGTTAGCAACTATGTTCAAGCTGTGTGAAATAAATACACAGCTGACTACTGCTTTACTACTCACAAGGTGCTGTCAGGAGTCTCAGTCGATCCTTAGAAGTAGTAACCAAACCagtgtcaccattttctttgtctATAAATATACGCGTTGCCATTCCCTTTGCATCAGATGGCCCTAAAACAGATACAATTGCAGTAGTACATCCTATGTTGCTTACTTAACAATGTCTCAGAAATATGAGCAACATTGTGTGTTTGGGTGTGTGCATGAGCATCctcaaattgcctgtcaatttatggtgacccccataCATTCCATAGGGATTCTTGGGCAAGGAAAAATCAGTGGTAGTTTGCCagtcccttcttctgaaatatagtctattatcacctggtattcattggcagtttcccatcaaagcactaaacagggctgactctgcttagctttcaagatcagacagatctgatgcctttagaatatttcagCCCATGAGAGACAGCATTGGAAGGAATTATGTCTCACTCGTAAGTGAGAGTTTATCTCCAGAACAGCCTACAGAATTCCTTAGACCAAGGCAACAGACTGTTTACCATGACAGAGTTTCCAAAGCAGAACTGGGACAAACAGTCCAACAATTTGTATAAagaatttaggtccaaaacacactgcagaaaaatccagtttgagactgctttaactgccctggctcagtgctcaggaatcctggggattgtagtttattgtaataataataaatataaataaaatttttatttttataccgcccttccatagatcagggcgg from Sceloporus undulatus isolate JIND9_A2432 ecotype Alabama chromosome 2, SceUnd_v1.1, whole genome shotgun sequence includes the following:
- the PTTG1 gene encoding securin is translated as MATRIFIDKENGDTGLVTTSKDRLRLLTAPSKNSIERSHPKTPLVGRTANVNLAIVTSQSVRKALGNVNRPLSATKTQFPKGNKLFTKKATENTNKVEGCSMVPEDCPEKENLFPYNPLDFESFEVPEEHRLSHLSLTGVPLMTFEKASDRLTSTISAPVDPPLISCCYDNLSDTLQSTKDFLATLDDIIIDLPPPL